Proteins encoded in a region of the Acipenser ruthenus unplaced genomic scaffold, fAciRut3.2 maternal haplotype, whole genome shotgun sequence genome:
- the LOC131729835 gene encoding ubiquitin-like protein 4A isoform X1 has product MLIPSLCVCVFLSLDRSVRMRRSPQSGVWSLTGSTYLSINRDSSTKARRWQVSVAQPACSSEQTLQPCRRSESLEQQHKDYERRLRLLSLDDMERLATRMLHPEAVECMELSFLD; this is encoded by the exons atgctcatcccctcactgtgtgtttgtgtgttcttgtctcttgacaggtctgtgaggatgagaaggtctccacagtctggagtctggtctctgacaggctcaacatacctgtcaatcaacagggactcctctacaaaggcaaggcgctggcag gtcagtgtggcacagcctgcctgctcttctgaacaaacacttcagccctgccgacgcagtgagagtctggagcagcaacacaag gattacgagcggaggctgcgcttgttgagcctggatgatatggagcggctggcgacccgcatgcttcaccctgaggctgtggagtgcatggagctgtccttcctagactga
- the LOC131729835 gene encoding ubiquitin-like protein 4A isoform X2: MRRSPQSGVWSLTGSTYLSINRDSSTKARRWQVSVAQPACSSEQTLQPCRRSESLEQQHKDYERRLRLLSLDDMERLATRMLHPEAVECMELSFLD, from the exons atgagaaggtctccacagtctggagtctggtctctgacaggctcaacatacctgtcaatcaacagggactcctctacaaaggcaaggcgctggcag gtcagtgtggcacagcctgcctgctcttctgaacaaacacttcagccctgccgacgcagtgagagtctggagcagcaacacaag gattacgagcggaggctgcgcttgttgagcctggatgatatggagcggctggcgacccgcatgcttcaccctgaggctgtggagtgcatggagctgtccttcctagactga